In Trichomycterus rosablanca isolate fTriRos1 chromosome 4, fTriRos1.hap1, whole genome shotgun sequence, one DNA window encodes the following:
- the kif9 gene encoding kinesin-like protein KIF9 isoform X4, which yields MSAQSEVKVYVRTRPTVHFAQELVEFLPDKKTIRVRQRKDYRIRRVINQISSWSFQVNGVLHNTSQEEVYQHVAQSVVLGALDGYNGTIMCYGQTGAGKSYTLTGAIDSYQKRGIIPRAIQQVFHEIQSRVDHTFSVQLSFLEIYNETLVDLLSSVNGGRVTQAGNLTVVDEPAGGVSVKGLSLHSVYSEDEALKLFFEGEMNKRTEVHPLNKNSSRSHCIFTIYIESHSCVLSNVTYTTTKLNLVDLAASEMLSKSGSEGRLQREAVYINTSLSFLEQAILALAEPHREHVPFRQSKLTHALKDSLGGNCNTVLVANVYGEAAHIDETLSTLRFAARMKCVRTELSINKRINPHLQVLKLQKEIQLLKQELFFHDIMTNQTRSMYEDLSETQVEMVKSQVHRYLAGTLDEIAIVSIRQIREVFARFKNAVLKEEQRVREQICQEYTLVKKTQRMPTSSAVSKPGGAIEEVKDTRFGLAVTSSSPSSSQSPSKSKGKKGKESSRKDGGSLYPAMQPVVTQRETESDGIEGQHTTTEKAEERNVSTPPPNAEAFEMFKAERGSEINRVLKENKTVLQARLAQLHNLVETINSTKRDIDRMSSELQLCREQRQSQGRFLSEDGEPVLEETEVNLHIKLRQMKTEYRQMYEELLSTKSQVQYCRDMVDQCRKRLLTDFEKWYNESFLSQVEFQPLILNVEEVVPVDRASTLRTSTPVPVSPKKRSIKSGTNKLTMVNGRRC from the exons ATgagtgcacaaagtgaggttaAGGTGTACGTCCGCACCAGACCCACAGTACATTTTGCCCAAGAGCTTGTAGAATTCTTGCCTGATAAAAAG ACTATCAGGGTGCGCCAGAGGAAGGATTACAGAATTAGGAGGGTAATAAATCAGATAAGCTCATGGTCTTTTCAGGTGAATGGGGTGCTTCACAACACATCTCAAGAAGAAGTCTATCAGCACGTTGCACAAAGTGTGGTGCTAGGAGCTCTGGATGGCTACAATG GTACCATTATGTGCTATGGACAGACTGGGGCTGGAAAGTCGTATACATTGACTGGTGCTATTGACAGCTACCAAAAAAGAGGCATCATTCCTCGTGCCATACAGCAG GTCTTTCATGAAATACAGAGTCGTGTGGATCACACTTTCTCTGTGCAACTCTCCTTTCTGGAAATCTACAATGAGACACTGGTGGACCTACTATCCTCAGTTAACGGGGGTCGAGTGACACAAGCCGGAAACTTAACTGTAGTGGATGAGCCTGCGGGTGGGGTTTCAGTAAAGGGTCTGTCTCTTCATTCAGTTTACAGTGAAGATGAGGCCCTAAAACTGTTTTTTGAG GGTGAGATGAACAAAAGAACTGAAGTGCATCCACTCAATAAGAACTCATCAAGGTCACACTGCATATTTACTATCTACATTGAG tctCACTCATGCGTCCTGTCAAATGTTACATATACCACAACCAAACTCAATCTGGTGGACCTCGCAGCTTCAGAGATGCTGAGCAAATCTGGA TCCGAGGGCCGGCTGCAGAGAGAGGCTGTGTACATTAACACATCTTTGTCATTCTTGGAGCAGGCCATCTTGGCCTTGGCTGAGCCACACCGCGAGCATGTGCCCTTCAGACAAAGCAAGTTGACCCATGCTCTCAAAGATTCTCTTG GTGGCAATTGTAACACAGTGCTGGTGGCCAACGTTTATGGCGAAGCAGCACATATTGATGAAACG cTCTCCACTCTGCGGTTTGCAGCCAGGATGAAGTGTGTGCGCACTGAGCTGTCAATCAACAAACGCATTAACCCTCAT CTCCAGGTTCTAAAACTGCAAAAGGAAATTCAACTTCTGAAACAGGAACTTTTCTTTCATGACATAATG ACTAATCAGACCAGGTCGATGTATGAGGACCTATCGGAGACGCAGGTAGAGATGGTTAAGAGCCAGGTTCACAGGTACTTGGCTGGCACACTGGATGAGATTGCG ATTGTGAGTATTAGGCAGATCCGGGAAGTTTTTGCCCGGTTTAAAAATGCTGTCCT AAAGGAAGAACAGCGGGTTAGAGAGCAGATCTGTCAGGAATATACTTTGGTGAAGAAAACTCAAAGAATGCCAACTTCCTCTGCTGTAAGTAAA CCTGGAGGAGCTATAGAGGAGGTGAAAGACACCAGGTTTGGCCTTGCTGTGACTTCATCCTCACCGAGTTCTAGTCAGTCACCCAGCAAAAGCAAAGGCAAGAAGGGTAAAGAGAGCAGCAG AAAGGATGGAGGAAGTTTGTACCCGGCCATGCAACCCGTTGTAAcccagagagagacagaatctgACGGCATTGAGGGCCAACACACAACTACAGAAAAAGCCGAAGAGAGAAATGT CAGCACTCCTCCACCTAACGCAGAAGCATTTGAAATGTTTAAGGCAGAGAGGGGTAGTGAGATCAATCGTGTCCTGAAGGAGAACAAGACTGTGCTGCAGGCGCGTCTGGCTCAACTGCATAACCTCGTAGAGACCATTAACTCTACCAAACGGGACATTGATCGCATGAGCTCTGAACTTCAACTGTGTAGAGAACAGAGACAAAGTCAGG GCCGTTTTCTGAGTGAAGATGGAGAGCCTGTACTGGAGGAGACAGAGGTAAATCTGCACATAAAGCTTAGACAGATGAAGACTGAGTACAGGCAGATGTATGAGGAGCTGCTTAGCACCAAATCTCAAGTGCAATACTGTCGGGACATGGTTGATCAGTGCAGGAAACGCCTGCTGACTG ACTTTGAGAAATGGTACAACGAGTCCTTCCTGTCACAAGTTGAGTTTCAGCCCCTCATCCTGAATGTTGAAGAGGTGGTCCCTGTGGACAGAGCTTCGACTTTG AGGACCAGTACACCAGTTCCTGTCAGTCCTAAGAAGAGGAGCATAAAATCTGGAACAAATAAACTCACCATGGTCAATGGGAGGAGGTGCTAA
- the kif9 gene encoding kinesin-like protein KIF9 isoform X3, whose protein sequence is MSAQSEVKVYVRTRPTVHFAQELVEFLPDKKTIRVRQRKDYRIRRVINQISSWSFQVNGVLHNTSQEEVYQHVAQSVVLGALDGYNGTIMCYGQTGAGKSYTLTGAIDSYQKRGIIPRAIQQVFHEIQSRVDHTFSVQLSFLEIYNETLVDLLSSVNGGRVTQAGNLTVVDEPAGGVSVKGLSLHSVYSEDEALKLFFEGEMNKRTEVHPLNKNSSRSHCIFTIYIESHSCVLSNVTYTTTKLNLVDLAASEMLSKSGSEGRLQREAVYINTSLSFLEQAILALAEPHREHVPFRQSKLTHALKDSLGGNCNTVLVANVYGEAAHIDETLSTLRFAARMKCVRTELSINKRINPHLQVLKLQKEIQLLKQELFFHDIMTNQTRSMYEDLSETQVEMVKSQVHRYLAGTLDEIAIVSIRQIREVFARFKNAVLKEEQRVREQICQEYTLVKKTQRMPTSSAPGGAIEEVKDTRFGLAVTSSSPSSSQSPSKSKGKKGKESSRKDGGSLYPAMQPVVTQRETESDGIEGQHTTTEKAEERNVSTPPPNAEAFEMFKAERGSEINRVLKENKTVLQARLAQLHNLVETINSTKRDIDRMSSELQLCREQRQSQGRFLSEDGEPVLEETEVNLHIKLRQMKTEYRQMYEELLSTKSQVQYCRDMVDQCRKRLLTDFEKWYNESFLSQVEFQPLILNVEEVVPVDRASTLERLEQDHFEHLYTGLAEDDLSAMTFYNMHKRAAQRRTSTPVPVSPKKRSIKSGTNKLTMVNGRRC, encoded by the exons ATgagtgcacaaagtgaggttaAGGTGTACGTCCGCACCAGACCCACAGTACATTTTGCCCAAGAGCTTGTAGAATTCTTGCCTGATAAAAAG ACTATCAGGGTGCGCCAGAGGAAGGATTACAGAATTAGGAGGGTAATAAATCAGATAAGCTCATGGTCTTTTCAGGTGAATGGGGTGCTTCACAACACATCTCAAGAAGAAGTCTATCAGCACGTTGCACAAAGTGTGGTGCTAGGAGCTCTGGATGGCTACAATG GTACCATTATGTGCTATGGACAGACTGGGGCTGGAAAGTCGTATACATTGACTGGTGCTATTGACAGCTACCAAAAAAGAGGCATCATTCCTCGTGCCATACAGCAG GTCTTTCATGAAATACAGAGTCGTGTGGATCACACTTTCTCTGTGCAACTCTCCTTTCTGGAAATCTACAATGAGACACTGGTGGACCTACTATCCTCAGTTAACGGGGGTCGAGTGACACAAGCCGGAAACTTAACTGTAGTGGATGAGCCTGCGGGTGGGGTTTCAGTAAAGGGTCTGTCTCTTCATTCAGTTTACAGTGAAGATGAGGCCCTAAAACTGTTTTTTGAG GGTGAGATGAACAAAAGAACTGAAGTGCATCCACTCAATAAGAACTCATCAAGGTCACACTGCATATTTACTATCTACATTGAG tctCACTCATGCGTCCTGTCAAATGTTACATATACCACAACCAAACTCAATCTGGTGGACCTCGCAGCTTCAGAGATGCTGAGCAAATCTGGA TCCGAGGGCCGGCTGCAGAGAGAGGCTGTGTACATTAACACATCTTTGTCATTCTTGGAGCAGGCCATCTTGGCCTTGGCTGAGCCACACCGCGAGCATGTGCCCTTCAGACAAAGCAAGTTGACCCATGCTCTCAAAGATTCTCTTG GTGGCAATTGTAACACAGTGCTGGTGGCCAACGTTTATGGCGAAGCAGCACATATTGATGAAACG cTCTCCACTCTGCGGTTTGCAGCCAGGATGAAGTGTGTGCGCACTGAGCTGTCAATCAACAAACGCATTAACCCTCAT CTCCAGGTTCTAAAACTGCAAAAGGAAATTCAACTTCTGAAACAGGAACTTTTCTTTCATGACATAATG ACTAATCAGACCAGGTCGATGTATGAGGACCTATCGGAGACGCAGGTAGAGATGGTTAAGAGCCAGGTTCACAGGTACTTGGCTGGCACACTGGATGAGATTGCG ATTGTGAGTATTAGGCAGATCCGGGAAGTTTTTGCCCGGTTTAAAAATGCTGTCCT AAAGGAAGAACAGCGGGTTAGAGAGCAGATCTGTCAGGAATATACTTTGGTGAAGAAAACTCAAAGAATGCCAACTTCCTCTGCT CCTGGAGGAGCTATAGAGGAGGTGAAAGACACCAGGTTTGGCCTTGCTGTGACTTCATCCTCACCGAGTTCTAGTCAGTCACCCAGCAAAAGCAAAGGCAAGAAGGGTAAAGAGAGCAGCAG AAAGGATGGAGGAAGTTTGTACCCGGCCATGCAACCCGTTGTAAcccagagagagacagaatctgACGGCATTGAGGGCCAACACACAACTACAGAAAAAGCCGAAGAGAGAAATGT CAGCACTCCTCCACCTAACGCAGAAGCATTTGAAATGTTTAAGGCAGAGAGGGGTAGTGAGATCAATCGTGTCCTGAAGGAGAACAAGACTGTGCTGCAGGCGCGTCTGGCTCAACTGCATAACCTCGTAGAGACCATTAACTCTACCAAACGGGACATTGATCGCATGAGCTCTGAACTTCAACTGTGTAGAGAACAGAGACAAAGTCAGG GCCGTTTTCTGAGTGAAGATGGAGAGCCTGTACTGGAGGAGACAGAGGTAAATCTGCACATAAAGCTTAGACAGATGAAGACTGAGTACAGGCAGATGTATGAGGAGCTGCTTAGCACCAAATCTCAAGTGCAATACTGTCGGGACATGGTTGATCAGTGCAGGAAACGCCTGCTGACTG ACTTTGAGAAATGGTACAACGAGTCCTTCCTGTCACAAGTTGAGTTTCAGCCCCTCATCCTGAATGTTGAAGAGGTGGTCCCTGTGGACAGAGCTTCGACTTTG GAGAGACTGGAGCAGGACCACTTTGAACATCTTTACACTGGTTTGGCTGAAGATGATCTTAGTGCCATGACATTTTATAACATGCATAAGAGAGCTGCACAGAGG AGGACCAGTACACCAGTTCCTGTCAGTCCTAAGAAGAGGAGCATAAAATCTGGAACAAATAAACTCACCATGGTCAATGGGAGGAGGTGCTAA
- the kif9 gene encoding kinesin-like protein KIF9 isoform X2 — protein MSAQSEVKVYVRTRPTVHFAQELVEFLPDKKTIRVRQRKDYRIRRVINQISSWSFQVNGVLHNTSQEEVYQHVAQSVVLGALDGYNGTIMCYGQTGAGKSYTLTGAIDSYQKRGIIPRAIQQVFHEIQSRVDHTFSVQLSFLEIYNETLVDLLSSVNGGRVTQAGNLTVVDEPAGGVSVKGLSLHSVYSEDEALKLFFEGEMNKRTEVHPLNKNSSRSHCIFTIYIESHSCVLSNVTYTTTKLNLVDLAASEMLSKSGSEGRLQREAVYINTSLSFLEQAILALAEPHREHVPFRQSKLTHALKDSLGGNCNTVLVANVYGEAAHIDETLSTLRFAARMKCVRTELSINKRINPHLQVLKLQKEIQLLKQELFFHDIMTNQTRSMYEDLSETQVEMVKSQVHRYLAGTLDEIAIVSIRQIREVFARFKNAVLKEEQRVREQICQEYTLVKKTQRMPTSSAVSKPGGAIEEVKDTRFGLAVTSSSPSSSQSPSKSKGKKGKESSRKDGGSLYPAMQPVVTQRETESDGIEGQHTTTEKAEERNVTPPPNAEAFEMFKAERGSEINRVLKENKTVLQARLAQLHNLVETINSTKRDIDRMSSELQLCREQRQSQGRFLSEDGEPVLEETEVNLHIKLRQMKTEYRQMYEELLSTKSQVQYCRDMVDQCRKRLLTDFEKWYNESFLSQVEFQPLILNVEEVVPVDRASTLERLEQDHFEHLYTGLAEDDLSAMTFYNMHKRAAQRRTSTPVPVSPKKRSIKSGTNKLTMVNGRRC, from the exons ATgagtgcacaaagtgaggttaAGGTGTACGTCCGCACCAGACCCACAGTACATTTTGCCCAAGAGCTTGTAGAATTCTTGCCTGATAAAAAG ACTATCAGGGTGCGCCAGAGGAAGGATTACAGAATTAGGAGGGTAATAAATCAGATAAGCTCATGGTCTTTTCAGGTGAATGGGGTGCTTCACAACACATCTCAAGAAGAAGTCTATCAGCACGTTGCACAAAGTGTGGTGCTAGGAGCTCTGGATGGCTACAATG GTACCATTATGTGCTATGGACAGACTGGGGCTGGAAAGTCGTATACATTGACTGGTGCTATTGACAGCTACCAAAAAAGAGGCATCATTCCTCGTGCCATACAGCAG GTCTTTCATGAAATACAGAGTCGTGTGGATCACACTTTCTCTGTGCAACTCTCCTTTCTGGAAATCTACAATGAGACACTGGTGGACCTACTATCCTCAGTTAACGGGGGTCGAGTGACACAAGCCGGAAACTTAACTGTAGTGGATGAGCCTGCGGGTGGGGTTTCAGTAAAGGGTCTGTCTCTTCATTCAGTTTACAGTGAAGATGAGGCCCTAAAACTGTTTTTTGAG GGTGAGATGAACAAAAGAACTGAAGTGCATCCACTCAATAAGAACTCATCAAGGTCACACTGCATATTTACTATCTACATTGAG tctCACTCATGCGTCCTGTCAAATGTTACATATACCACAACCAAACTCAATCTGGTGGACCTCGCAGCTTCAGAGATGCTGAGCAAATCTGGA TCCGAGGGCCGGCTGCAGAGAGAGGCTGTGTACATTAACACATCTTTGTCATTCTTGGAGCAGGCCATCTTGGCCTTGGCTGAGCCACACCGCGAGCATGTGCCCTTCAGACAAAGCAAGTTGACCCATGCTCTCAAAGATTCTCTTG GTGGCAATTGTAACACAGTGCTGGTGGCCAACGTTTATGGCGAAGCAGCACATATTGATGAAACG cTCTCCACTCTGCGGTTTGCAGCCAGGATGAAGTGTGTGCGCACTGAGCTGTCAATCAACAAACGCATTAACCCTCAT CTCCAGGTTCTAAAACTGCAAAAGGAAATTCAACTTCTGAAACAGGAACTTTTCTTTCATGACATAATG ACTAATCAGACCAGGTCGATGTATGAGGACCTATCGGAGACGCAGGTAGAGATGGTTAAGAGCCAGGTTCACAGGTACTTGGCTGGCACACTGGATGAGATTGCG ATTGTGAGTATTAGGCAGATCCGGGAAGTTTTTGCCCGGTTTAAAAATGCTGTCCT AAAGGAAGAACAGCGGGTTAGAGAGCAGATCTGTCAGGAATATACTTTGGTGAAGAAAACTCAAAGAATGCCAACTTCCTCTGCTGTAAGTAAA CCTGGAGGAGCTATAGAGGAGGTGAAAGACACCAGGTTTGGCCTTGCTGTGACTTCATCCTCACCGAGTTCTAGTCAGTCACCCAGCAAAAGCAAAGGCAAGAAGGGTAAAGAGAGCAGCAG AAAGGATGGAGGAAGTTTGTACCCGGCCATGCAACCCGTTGTAAcccagagagagacagaatctgACGGCATTGAGGGCCAACACACAACTACAGAAAAAGCCGAAGAGAGAAATGT CACTCCTCCACCTAACGCAGAAGCATTTGAAATGTTTAAGGCAGAGAGGGGTAGTGAGATCAATCGTGTCCTGAAGGAGAACAAGACTGTGCTGCAGGCGCGTCTGGCTCAACTGCATAACCTCGTAGAGACCATTAACTCTACCAAACGGGACATTGATCGCATGAGCTCTGAACTTCAACTGTGTAGAGAACAGAGACAAAGTCAGG GCCGTTTTCTGAGTGAAGATGGAGAGCCTGTACTGGAGGAGACAGAGGTAAATCTGCACATAAAGCTTAGACAGATGAAGACTGAGTACAGGCAGATGTATGAGGAGCTGCTTAGCACCAAATCTCAAGTGCAATACTGTCGGGACATGGTTGATCAGTGCAGGAAACGCCTGCTGACTG ACTTTGAGAAATGGTACAACGAGTCCTTCCTGTCACAAGTTGAGTTTCAGCCCCTCATCCTGAATGTTGAAGAGGTGGTCCCTGTGGACAGAGCTTCGACTTTG GAGAGACTGGAGCAGGACCACTTTGAACATCTTTACACTGGTTTGGCTGAAGATGATCTTAGTGCCATGACATTTTATAACATGCATAAGAGAGCTGCACAGAGG AGGACCAGTACACCAGTTCCTGTCAGTCCTAAGAAGAGGAGCATAAAATCTGGAACAAATAAACTCACCATGGTCAATGGGAGGAGGTGCTAA
- the kif9 gene encoding kinesin-like protein KIF9 isoform X1 produces MSAQSEVKVYVRTRPTVHFAQELVEFLPDKKTIRVRQRKDYRIRRVINQISSWSFQVNGVLHNTSQEEVYQHVAQSVVLGALDGYNGTIMCYGQTGAGKSYTLTGAIDSYQKRGIIPRAIQQVFHEIQSRVDHTFSVQLSFLEIYNETLVDLLSSVNGGRVTQAGNLTVVDEPAGGVSVKGLSLHSVYSEDEALKLFFEGEMNKRTEVHPLNKNSSRSHCIFTIYIESHSCVLSNVTYTTTKLNLVDLAASEMLSKSGSEGRLQREAVYINTSLSFLEQAILALAEPHREHVPFRQSKLTHALKDSLGGNCNTVLVANVYGEAAHIDETLSTLRFAARMKCVRTELSINKRINPHLQVLKLQKEIQLLKQELFFHDIMTNQTRSMYEDLSETQVEMVKSQVHRYLAGTLDEIAIVSIRQIREVFARFKNAVLKEEQRVREQICQEYTLVKKTQRMPTSSAVSKPGGAIEEVKDTRFGLAVTSSSPSSSQSPSKSKGKKGKESSRKDGGSLYPAMQPVVTQRETESDGIEGQHTTTEKAEERNVSTPPPNAEAFEMFKAERGSEINRVLKENKTVLQARLAQLHNLVETINSTKRDIDRMSSELQLCREQRQSQGRFLSEDGEPVLEETEVNLHIKLRQMKTEYRQMYEELLSTKSQVQYCRDMVDQCRKRLLTDFEKWYNESFLSQVEFQPLILNVEEVVPVDRASTLERLEQDHFEHLYTGLAEDDLSAMTFYNMHKRAAQRRTSTPVPVSPKKRSIKSGTNKLTMVNGRRC; encoded by the exons ATgagtgcacaaagtgaggttaAGGTGTACGTCCGCACCAGACCCACAGTACATTTTGCCCAAGAGCTTGTAGAATTCTTGCCTGATAAAAAG ACTATCAGGGTGCGCCAGAGGAAGGATTACAGAATTAGGAGGGTAATAAATCAGATAAGCTCATGGTCTTTTCAGGTGAATGGGGTGCTTCACAACACATCTCAAGAAGAAGTCTATCAGCACGTTGCACAAAGTGTGGTGCTAGGAGCTCTGGATGGCTACAATG GTACCATTATGTGCTATGGACAGACTGGGGCTGGAAAGTCGTATACATTGACTGGTGCTATTGACAGCTACCAAAAAAGAGGCATCATTCCTCGTGCCATACAGCAG GTCTTTCATGAAATACAGAGTCGTGTGGATCACACTTTCTCTGTGCAACTCTCCTTTCTGGAAATCTACAATGAGACACTGGTGGACCTACTATCCTCAGTTAACGGGGGTCGAGTGACACAAGCCGGAAACTTAACTGTAGTGGATGAGCCTGCGGGTGGGGTTTCAGTAAAGGGTCTGTCTCTTCATTCAGTTTACAGTGAAGATGAGGCCCTAAAACTGTTTTTTGAG GGTGAGATGAACAAAAGAACTGAAGTGCATCCACTCAATAAGAACTCATCAAGGTCACACTGCATATTTACTATCTACATTGAG tctCACTCATGCGTCCTGTCAAATGTTACATATACCACAACCAAACTCAATCTGGTGGACCTCGCAGCTTCAGAGATGCTGAGCAAATCTGGA TCCGAGGGCCGGCTGCAGAGAGAGGCTGTGTACATTAACACATCTTTGTCATTCTTGGAGCAGGCCATCTTGGCCTTGGCTGAGCCACACCGCGAGCATGTGCCCTTCAGACAAAGCAAGTTGACCCATGCTCTCAAAGATTCTCTTG GTGGCAATTGTAACACAGTGCTGGTGGCCAACGTTTATGGCGAAGCAGCACATATTGATGAAACG cTCTCCACTCTGCGGTTTGCAGCCAGGATGAAGTGTGTGCGCACTGAGCTGTCAATCAACAAACGCATTAACCCTCAT CTCCAGGTTCTAAAACTGCAAAAGGAAATTCAACTTCTGAAACAGGAACTTTTCTTTCATGACATAATG ACTAATCAGACCAGGTCGATGTATGAGGACCTATCGGAGACGCAGGTAGAGATGGTTAAGAGCCAGGTTCACAGGTACTTGGCTGGCACACTGGATGAGATTGCG ATTGTGAGTATTAGGCAGATCCGGGAAGTTTTTGCCCGGTTTAAAAATGCTGTCCT AAAGGAAGAACAGCGGGTTAGAGAGCAGATCTGTCAGGAATATACTTTGGTGAAGAAAACTCAAAGAATGCCAACTTCCTCTGCTGTAAGTAAA CCTGGAGGAGCTATAGAGGAGGTGAAAGACACCAGGTTTGGCCTTGCTGTGACTTCATCCTCACCGAGTTCTAGTCAGTCACCCAGCAAAAGCAAAGGCAAGAAGGGTAAAGAGAGCAGCAG AAAGGATGGAGGAAGTTTGTACCCGGCCATGCAACCCGTTGTAAcccagagagagacagaatctgACGGCATTGAGGGCCAACACACAACTACAGAAAAAGCCGAAGAGAGAAATGT CAGCACTCCTCCACCTAACGCAGAAGCATTTGAAATGTTTAAGGCAGAGAGGGGTAGTGAGATCAATCGTGTCCTGAAGGAGAACAAGACTGTGCTGCAGGCGCGTCTGGCTCAACTGCATAACCTCGTAGAGACCATTAACTCTACCAAACGGGACATTGATCGCATGAGCTCTGAACTTCAACTGTGTAGAGAACAGAGACAAAGTCAGG GCCGTTTTCTGAGTGAAGATGGAGAGCCTGTACTGGAGGAGACAGAGGTAAATCTGCACATAAAGCTTAGACAGATGAAGACTGAGTACAGGCAGATGTATGAGGAGCTGCTTAGCACCAAATCTCAAGTGCAATACTGTCGGGACATGGTTGATCAGTGCAGGAAACGCCTGCTGACTG ACTTTGAGAAATGGTACAACGAGTCCTTCCTGTCACAAGTTGAGTTTCAGCCCCTCATCCTGAATGTTGAAGAGGTGGTCCCTGTGGACAGAGCTTCGACTTTG GAGAGACTGGAGCAGGACCACTTTGAACATCTTTACACTGGTTTGGCTGAAGATGATCTTAGTGCCATGACATTTTATAACATGCATAAGAGAGCTGCACAGAGG AGGACCAGTACACCAGTTCCTGTCAGTCCTAAGAAGAGGAGCATAAAATCTGGAACAAATAAACTCACCATGGTCAATGGGAGGAGGTGCTAA